One window of Saccharopolyspora phatthalungensis genomic DNA carries:
- a CDS encoding WXG100-like domain-containing protein has product MSVLVPEEVRRLFQVLTGEDMTDADEDALFAVAGALEAGAVAVEAVGPVVRDVVWHVRGGFSGKAADRFAQRLEAFGPVLESGGAGLRELAGFVRNLALQVQYLKFVTVGGLLLLFAEIAWAVAMAGPTGGASMAWLAARFAVMRFLLTRWWGQLFMRLAVAQVVGIGLQVVMDAGAQGLQFALGARKKWDAAMSEMAVGVGSFSAVLALPLSALGNVVGNAISKVLMRGLGDKIDAEVLAVAAKHAAEEHAQLYPLSSMARFADVVAKSLDDYTGMSVRAMWAARFGHGLGESLEEGLTEMFGEAGYGAMSGQGAQWNPFSFTAGVSEAVGSGIGKLTGLALRGQLIPAGRARDAASGGKDSGNADTTADTSEDSKTDSGSQPDEKSGSPSTVIPPGYRHESGARAPAEMRGPDGPDTPPPYSPPQSDGHLSSGSPGSDGAAGIGGFRAGSPPPAYSPVAGVDQVGTESPGAASPAEWIGHSIVSVGYAAPMPGAGSVDQGGSPIADDMVAVGNSRADSPHDDDHPGTEQSDVDGHGGRGGSPKSDVVATAVGSRVGAQQPVHGPVAENDQPGVGTSGVGSRGVPVAHPAPLMGAGSPSSGGSLVSAGEVTAGEPRADSRHEDRTGTEGVPQSPALPGSLTLPGSSSGPVLEMGPALSAGAVRVSVPEDVVAGGGVAEFVRAQVDDACAGPVVLVPGVGSGVAVVVSSRQASEVARGLGRDVVALMPGRGLLGPRWMRFAPDGSRPRPVDGPGRIEVPKPFYEGREGLDVLASSPTAVPAVETVVAGSTEAGSAESMSVGAEAPTARDTALGSPNPAEEQPASTAVAEWTESDLRVAVERAVGGPRGVAVRIVQGTHDVVALARGDAVVSLEDVVALVAAWAGEVSRADAMRLSRELAARLGTEGTGLAVQAGAGQEPSADLPGLEDANSGQSGDMADESTGIPMSWGLGPTGAEFADDLATWSFDPIAAEQWWGPVPDMGAAALSVPGEDGNRDVDEAAPIGESSGRKRGRSDDSADEADARRPAGPSSTAEGSADVGEAGQAEARRTQDADAPDTGGELPAVFPRDARWGWAGLALVYGRSDVLVEFAEVTGRMQRHLATLPPDFRPDVRARVEGAKKSLAEQLIWTPQQLAAIGSKLPGARQMERALRDTRLRMVRLIYDRARQSIAQGRDPIQFYPEGVPGGVSSRPDVRFGFEVEFQLPEGDLTPQLEKLGQHLNAEGLLDWVDVDTSMSGEAAAASVVAGGKWVLVWESGRHEVEAVSPILRAGAWPDVARLLNAARVHGGDASESGGHVNVSFDWPLTPVQYVRVAQLAKGFEALLYRLGNIPGDQDGTEQRDITRAGPLPLPIDPNTMEQHETTHDAYEPIRYLNSGKYDAVRFGVEGDHDTDRTEFRLWAGSLDPAVWQVRAELSAGMMVAATDPTIYRELAQRIVDPDLLGHEDPGLDDEARLGRLLEFLELLPLSSAAQRQVVQLFAATQPWQETENYDENLRTQTVDLPNNSMLFPAPGTSKASAVAAGYSYRLYEEANLILASLTPDQDQIQLWDGRVIDFDEFAGVLDERGADADPDTWIVLAIPGSAALVLPYLVTEKVLDRRVLACFELSRTPDGRLVTDASGWVEFVPGSEYGRPTGKADLGEALTEAMNTLGDDDESVVVPNWPVREPRGDA; this is encoded by the coding sequence GTGTCTGTGCTGGTGCCGGAGGAGGTGCGGCGGCTTTTTCAGGTGCTGACGGGTGAGGATATGACGGATGCGGATGAGGATGCGTTGTTCGCGGTTGCGGGGGCGTTGGAGGCGGGTGCGGTGGCGGTAGAGGCAGTGGGGCCGGTGGTGCGGGATGTGGTGTGGCACGTGCGGGGTGGGTTTTCGGGCAAGGCGGCGGACCGGTTCGCGCAGCGGCTGGAGGCCTTTGGACCGGTGTTGGAGTCCGGTGGTGCGGGGTTGCGGGAGTTGGCGGGGTTTGTGCGGAATCTGGCGTTGCAGGTGCAGTATCTGAAGTTCGTCACGGTGGGGGGTTTGCTCCTGCTTTTTGCGGAGATTGCGTGGGCGGTGGCGATGGCGGGTCCTACCGGTGGGGCGAGTATGGCGTGGTTGGCGGCGCGCTTCGCGGTGATGCGGTTTTTGCTGACGCGGTGGTGGGGGCAGTTGTTCATGCGTTTGGCGGTCGCTCAGGTGGTAGGTATCGGGTTGCAGGTGGTGATGGATGCGGGGGCGCAGGGGTTGCAGTTTGCGTTGGGGGCGCGGAAGAAGTGGGATGCGGCGATGTCGGAGATGGCGGTGGGGGTCGGTTCGTTCAGCGCGGTGTTGGCGTTGCCGTTGTCGGCGTTGGGCAATGTGGTGGGGAATGCGATCAGCAAGGTGTTGATGCGGGGTTTGGGTGACAAGATCGATGCTGAGGTGTTGGCGGTGGCTGCCAAGCATGCTGCGGAAGAGCATGCGCAGCTGTATCCGTTGTCGTCGATGGCGCGTTTCGCCGATGTGGTGGCCAAGAGCCTGGATGATTACACGGGAATGTCGGTGCGGGCGATGTGGGCGGCGCGGTTTGGTCACGGGCTGGGGGAGTCGCTGGAAGAGGGTCTGACCGAGATGTTCGGCGAGGCGGGGTATGGGGCGATGAGTGGTCAGGGGGCGCAGTGGAATCCGTTCTCCTTCACGGCCGGGGTGTCGGAGGCGGTGGGTTCGGGCATCGGGAAATTGACGGGGTTGGCGTTGCGGGGTCAGTTGATTCCGGCGGGCCGGGCCCGGGACGCCGCGAGCGGGGGCAAGGATTCGGGCAACGCGGACACGACTGCGGACACGTCGGAGGACTCGAAGACCGATTCCGGTTCGCAGCCGGACGAAAAGTCCGGCTCCCCGAGTACTGTCATCCCGCCGGGATACCGACATGAGAGCGGTGCGAGGGCTCCGGCTGAGATGCGGGGCCCGGACGGGCCCGACACGCCGCCACCCTACAGCCCGCCGCAGAGCGATGGGCATCTCAGCAGTGGCTCACCGGGTTCCGATGGTGCGGCCGGGATAGGCGGCTTCCGTGCCGGTTCGCCGCCACCGGCCTACAGCCCGGTTGCCGGTGTCGACCAGGTCGGCACGGAATCGCCTGGTGCGGCCAGTCCTGCCGAGTGGATCGGGCATTCGATTGTTTCGGTGGGGTATGCGGCGCCGATGCCGGGGGCCGGTTCGGTCGACCAGGGCGGCTCCCCGATCGCTGACGACATGGTGGCGGTAGGCAATTCTCGGGCCGATTCGCCGCACGACGACGACCACCCCGGCACAGAACAGTCTGATGTGGATGGTCACGGCGGCCGGGGCGGCTCGCCGAAGTCCGATGTTGTGGCGACGGCGGTGGGCTCTCGTGTGGGTGCACAGCAGCCGGTGCACGGCCCGGTTGCAGAAAATGATCAACCGGGTGTCGGCACTTCCGGTGTGGGCAGTAGGGGCGTTCCGGTGGCGCATCCTGCGCCGCTTATGGGGGCGGGTTCACCGAGCTCGGGTGGTTCGCTGGTCTCTGCCGGTGAGGTGACGGCAGGGGAACCCCGTGCCGATTCAAGGCACGAGGACCGAACTGGCACTGAGGGTGTGCCGCAGTCACCGGCGCTACCGGGCTCGTTGACGTTGCCGGGGTCTTCGAGTGGTCCGGTGTTGGAGATGGGGCCTGCGTTGTCGGCGGGTGCGGTGCGGGTGTCGGTGCCGGAGGATGTCGTGGCCGGTGGTGGAGTCGCGGAGTTCGTACGCGCCCAGGTGGACGATGCGTGTGCGGGTCCGGTGGTGCTGGTGCCGGGGGTGGGTTCGGGCGTTGCTGTCGTGGTGTCGTCGCGCCAGGCTTCGGAGGTGGCGCGCGGTCTGGGACGTGATGTTGTTGCGTTGATGCCGGGGCGTGGTCTGCTTGGTCCGCGTTGGATGCGGTTTGCTCCCGATGGGTCTCGCCCTCGCCCGGTGGACGGGCCCGGCCGGATTGAGGTCCCGAAGCCCTTCTACGAGGGGCGCGAGGGACTGGATGTCTTGGCGAGTTCGCCGACTGCCGTTCCCGCAGTGGAGACGGTGGTTGCAGGCTCGACCGAGGCCGGGAGTGCCGAGAGCATGTCGGTGGGCGCCGAGGCCCCCACCGCACGCGACACGGCGTTGGGCTCGCCGAACCCTGCCGAGGAACAACCGGCTTCGACCGCGGTCGCGGAGTGGACGGAGTCGGATCTGCGTGTCGCTGTTGAACGGGCGGTCGGTGGGCCGCGTGGTGTGGCGGTTCGGATCGTGCAGGGCACACATGATGTGGTGGCGCTGGCTCGCGGCGATGCCGTTGTGTCGCTGGAGGATGTGGTGGCTTTGGTCGCGGCGTGGGCCGGTGAGGTCAGCCGTGCTGATGCGATGCGGCTTTCCCGGGAATTGGCGGCCCGTCTTGGTACGGAGGGCACGGGGCTGGCCGTCCAGGCCGGAGCCGGGCAGGAGCCCTCGGCGGATCTCCCAGGGCTTGAGGATGCGAATAGCGGTCAAAGCGGTGACATGGCCGACGAGTCGACGGGCATTCCAATGTCGTGGGGGCTTGGTCCGACCGGGGCCGAGTTCGCGGATGACCTGGCGACGTGGTCGTTCGATCCGATAGCTGCTGAGCAGTGGTGGGGTCCTGTACCGGATATGGGTGCGGCGGCGCTGTCGGTGCCTGGCGAGGACGGTAATCGCGATGTCGATGAAGCGGCCCCAATCGGTGAGAGCAGTGGCCGCAAGCGGGGGCGATCCGATGATTCGGCCGACGAAGCTGATGCTCGCAGACCAGCGGGCCCCAGTAGCACGGCCGAAGGGTCTGCTGATGTGGGGGAGGCGGGGCAAGCGGAGGCGCGTCGTACTCAAGATGCGGATGCGCCGGACACCGGCGGGGAATTGCCGGCGGTGTTCCCGAGGGACGCGAGGTGGGGTTGGGCAGGGCTTGCGCTGGTGTACGGCCGATCGGACGTGCTTGTCGAGTTTGCCGAGGTGACCGGGCGGATGCAGCGGCACCTGGCGACGCTGCCCCCGGATTTCCGTCCGGATGTACGCGCGCGGGTCGAAGGTGCGAAAAAGTCGTTGGCGGAGCAGCTGATCTGGACTCCGCAACAGTTGGCGGCCATCGGGTCGAAGCTGCCGGGCGCGCGGCAGATGGAGCGGGCATTGCGCGATACTCGGCTGCGGATGGTTCGGCTGATATATGACCGGGCGCGGCAGTCGATCGCGCAGGGACGTGATCCGATCCAGTTCTACCCGGAGGGTGTGCCGGGCGGGGTGAGTTCCCGGCCCGACGTGCGATTCGGGTTCGAGGTCGAGTTCCAGCTTCCGGAGGGAGATCTCACCCCGCAGCTCGAAAAACTGGGACAGCACCTCAACGCCGAGGGACTTCTGGACTGGGTAGACGTGGACACGAGCATGTCCGGCGAGGCGGCGGCCGCGTCCGTGGTGGCCGGCGGAAAATGGGTCTTGGTCTGGGAATCGGGGAGACATGAGGTGGAGGCCGTATCGCCGATCCTGCGTGCCGGCGCCTGGCCCGATGTGGCTCGGTTGCTGAACGCGGCGCGGGTGCATGGGGGTGATGCCAGCGAGTCAGGGGGGCATGTGAATGTCAGTTTCGACTGGCCGTTGACTCCGGTGCAGTACGTGCGAGTGGCACAGTTGGCCAAGGGATTTGAAGCGCTGCTGTACCGGCTCGGCAACATCCCGGGCGACCAGGATGGGACGGAGCAGCGCGACATCACCAGGGCCGGACCTCTTCCCCTTCCGATAGACCCGAATACAATGGAACAACACGAAACAACGCACGATGCGTACGAACCAATCCGTTATTTGAACTCGGGAAAATACGACGCGGTGCGCTTCGGTGTCGAGGGGGATCACGACACCGATCGCACTGAGTTCCGGCTTTGGGCGGGGAGCCTGGACCCCGCGGTGTGGCAGGTGCGTGCCGAATTGAGCGCCGGGATGATGGTCGCTGCCACTGATCCCACGATCTACCGGGAGCTGGCGCAGCGGATTGTCGACCCGGATCTGTTGGGCCATGAGGATCCTGGACTGGACGACGAGGCGAGGCTGGGGCGGCTGTTGGAGTTTCTTGAGCTACTTCCGTTGAGTTCGGCCGCGCAGCGGCAAGTGGTGCAGCTCTTCGCCGCGACACAGCCTTGGCAGGAAACGGAAAACTACGACGAGAACCTTCGAACGCAAACGGTGGACCTGCCGAACAACTCGATGCTGTTCCCCGCACCGGGCACCTCGAAGGCCAGTGCGGTCGCGGCCGGATACTCCTACCGGCTGTACGAAGAAGCGAACCTCATCCTGGCCTCGCTGACACCGGACCAGGACCAGATTCAGCTCTGGGATGGCCGCGTTATCGACTTCGACGAGTTCGCCGGGGTGCTCGATGAACGCGGTGCCGACGCCGATCCCGACACCTGGATAGTGCTGGCGATTCCCGGCAGCGCTGCCCTGGTACTTCCATACCTGGTGACAGAGAAGGTCCTCGACCGCCGAGTGTTGGCATGCTTTGAATTGTCGCGCACCCCGGACGGGCGTCTCGTGACGGACGCCTCGGGCTGGGTCGAGTTCGTGCCCGGTTCCGAGTACGGGCGGCCTACGGGGAAGGCCGATCTGGGCGAGGCGTTGACGGAAGCCATGAACACACTCGGTGACGACGACGAGAGTGTCGTCGTGCCGAATTGGCCGGTACGCGAACCAAGGGGCGATGCGTGA
- a CDS encoding ThuA domain-containing protein encodes MSQLRVTVWNEGIHESTKDPAGMPEYYPNGIHGAIATGIGEHLPDATVRTALLSYPEHGLTETVLEATDVLLWWGHKAHAQVDDEVVEQVRRHVLGGMGLLVLHSGHFSKIFTRLLGTTCSLSWRNAAEREVLWTVDPTHPIADGIPNPVVIPEQETYGEFFDIPTPDELVFISSFTGGEVFRSGATFRRGRGRIFYFSPGDERYPVYNQPEIQRILANGIRWVAQPGLPRTIPTVSNPSRDWFRTQD; translated from the coding sequence ATGAGTCAGCTTCGCGTCACCGTGTGGAACGAAGGCATCCACGAGTCCACAAAGGATCCTGCCGGGATGCCGGAGTACTACCCCAACGGCATCCACGGCGCCATCGCCACTGGCATCGGCGAGCATCTGCCTGATGCGACGGTGCGCACCGCGCTGCTCAGCTATCCCGAGCACGGGCTGACCGAGACGGTGCTGGAGGCCACGGATGTGCTGCTGTGGTGGGGACACAAGGCGCACGCGCAGGTCGATGACGAGGTGGTCGAGCAGGTGCGGCGGCACGTGCTCGGCGGGATGGGCCTGCTGGTGCTGCACTCCGGGCACTTCTCGAAGATCTTCACCCGGCTGCTGGGCACCACCTGCTCGCTGAGCTGGCGCAACGCCGCCGAACGCGAGGTGCTGTGGACCGTCGACCCGACGCATCCGATCGCCGACGGAATACCGAACCCGGTGGTGATCCCGGAGCAGGAGACCTACGGCGAATTCTTCGACATCCCAACCCCGGATGAGCTCGTCTTCATCAGCTCGTTCACGGGTGGCGAGGTGTTCCGCTCCGGGGCGACGTTCCGGCGCGGCCGGGGCCGCATCTTCTACTTCAGCCCCGGCGACGAACGCTACCCGGTCTACAACCAACCGGAGATCCAACGCATCCTGGCCAACGGGATCCGGTGGGTCGCCCAACCCGGCCTGCCCCGCACGATACCCACGGTCTCCAACCCATCCCGCGACTGGTTCCGTACGCAAGATTGA
- a CDS encoding Gfo/Idh/MocA family protein: MSDPMLRVGVIGIGWAGRQHLDAYQALPDVEIVAIAGQEPELLHSLGEQYGARMLFENWEDLLESAELDAISIAVPTFLHAPVAIAALKRGVHVLSEKPLARNGVEGQQMVDAARSAGRVLDIVFNHRLRGDIQTLGEIIHRGELGRPYYAKASWMRRRGIPKLGSWFTDQEKSGGGPLADIGVHVLDYALFLLGEPRVESVSAVTYAELGHRNIGEMQWSAKNEAASKFEVEDFAAAFIRLAGGGTLVLETSWAAFRSPIDLIDFSVLGTDGGAELRAVGATKAQVGELRVYRDVDGVVADYAPTAEPGRAHAGVVENFVRVLRTPGEWAANNGSLALRRARVIDACYQSAAEKREITVE; the protein is encoded by the coding sequence ATGAGTGACCCCATGCTTCGGGTCGGTGTCATCGGCATCGGTTGGGCGGGCCGCCAACACCTGGACGCCTACCAGGCACTCCCGGACGTCGAGATCGTCGCGATCGCCGGGCAGGAGCCCGAACTCCTCCACTCGCTGGGCGAGCAGTACGGCGCGCGGATGCTGTTCGAGAACTGGGAGGATCTGCTCGAATCCGCCGAACTCGACGCCATCAGCATCGCCGTCCCGACCTTCCTGCACGCCCCGGTCGCCATCGCCGCGCTGAAGCGCGGCGTACACGTGCTCAGCGAGAAACCGCTGGCGCGCAACGGTGTCGAAGGTCAGCAGATGGTCGATGCCGCGCGCTCGGCCGGGCGCGTGCTCGACATCGTGTTCAACCACCGGCTGCGCGGCGACATTCAGACACTCGGCGAGATCATCCACCGCGGCGAGCTGGGGCGACCGTACTACGCGAAGGCGTCCTGGATGCGGCGGCGTGGGATCCCGAAACTGGGCAGTTGGTTCACGGACCAGGAAAAATCCGGCGGCGGCCCGCTCGCCGACATCGGCGTGCATGTGCTCGACTATGCGCTCTTCCTGCTCGGCGAGCCGCGCGTGGAGTCGGTCAGCGCGGTCACCTACGCCGAGCTCGGACACCGCAACATCGGCGAGATGCAGTGGAGCGCCAAGAACGAAGCCGCCTCGAAGTTCGAGGTCGAGGACTTCGCGGCCGCCTTCATCCGGCTGGCGGGCGGCGGCACGCTCGTGCTGGAAACCTCGTGGGCGGCGTTCCGCAGCCCGATCGACCTGATCGACTTCAGCGTCCTCGGCACCGACGGCGGCGCCGAGCTCAGAGCCGTTGGTGCCACGAAGGCCCAGGTCGGCGAGCTCCGCGTGTACCGGGACGTCGATGGCGTGGTCGCGGACTACGCGCCGACGGCGGAACCCGGCCGAGCGCACGCCGGAGTCGTGGAGAACTTCGTCCGCGTGCTGCGCACCCCGGGCGAGTGGGCCGCCAACAACGGTTCGCTCGCCCTGCGGCGTGCCCGGGTGATCGATGCCTGCTACCAGTCCGCCGCCGAGAAGAGGGAGATCACCGTCGAATGA